A region from the Candidatus Hydrogenedentota bacterium genome encodes:
- a CDS encoding ankyrin repeat domain-containing protein yields the protein MVEAVAVDRRNEEKYFVKKWLGVASIIAFSLFVAGCSEGGGRAVDPGNYTGDIVGDFVIALQAGDTEKVRELLKTDSTLAELRDETGQSPLHYAVLSNSVPLVELLIDEGIDPNVKDNEGRTPLTVLEDSNLRLDAARDALKDAGGTN from the coding sequence ATGGTTGAAGCAGTAGCGGTGGATCGCCGCAATGAGGAGAAGTACTTCGTGAAGAAATGGCTGGGTGTTGCATCGATTATTGCATTTTCGCTGTTTGTGGCCGGATGTTCCGAAGGAGGCGGAAGGGCCGTCGATCCGGGCAACTACACCGGGGATATCGTGGGCGATTTCGTGATTGCCCTTCAGGCGGGCGACACGGAAAAAGTGCGGGAACTGCTCAAGACCGATTCGACACTGGCCGAGCTCCGGGACGAAACCGGCCAGTCACCGCTGCACTACGCGGTGCTCAGCAACAGCGTTCCCCTTGTCGAATTGCTGATCGACGAGGGAATCGATCCGAATGTGAAGGACAACGAGGGCCGCACGCCGCTGACCGTGCTGGAAGATTCCAACCTGCGCCTGGACGCGGCGCGGGACGCCCTGAAGGACGCCGGCGGCACCAACTGA